The Lycium barbarum isolate Lr01 chromosome 12, ASM1917538v2, whole genome shotgun sequence genome includes a region encoding these proteins:
- the LOC132623709 gene encoding probable xyloglucan endotransglucosylase/hydrolase protein 7 — translation MATLTSSSLKNLAIILILLYALTFSFSVVSARPATFLQDFKVSWSDSHIKQLDGGRGIQLILDQNSGCGFASRSKYLFGRVSMKIKLVPGDSAGTVTAFYMNSDTDNLRDELDFEFLGNRTGQPYTVQTNVYVHGKGDKEQRVNLWFDPSADFHTYTILWNHHHAVFSVDGIPIRVFKNNEARGIPFPKSQPMGVYSTLWEADDWATRGGLEKINWSKSPFYAYYKDFDIEGCAMPGPANCANNPRNFWEGAAYQQLSPAQARQYRWVRMNHMIYDYCTDKSRNPVTPPECMAGI, via the exons ATGGCCACATTGACTTCCTCTTCTTTAAAAAATTTAGCTATCATTCTAATATTGCTATATGCCTTGACCTTTTCATTCTCAGTAGTGAGTGCACGACCCGCCACTTTTTTACAGGATTTTAAAGTCTCTTGGTCTGACTCTCACATCAAACAACTTGATGGTGGCAGGGGAATTCAGCTTATTCTTGACCAAAACTCAG GATGTGGATTTGCTTCGAGAAGCAAATACCTGTTTGGACGTGTTAGCATGAAGATCAAGCTCGTTCCTGGTGACTCTGCCGGAACCGTCACTGCCTTTTAc ATGAACTCAGACACAGATAACCTAAGGGACGAACTAGACTTTGAATTCTTGGGAAACAGGACAGGGCAGCCGTACACTGTCCAGACGAATGTGTATGTACACGGAAAAGGTGACAAGGAACAAAGGGTCAACCTTTGGTTCGATCCATCCGCTGATTTTCACACCTATACCATTCTTTGGAACCACCATCACGCAGt ATTCTCCGTGGACGGAATACCCATTAGAGTGTTCAAGAACAATGAAGCAAGAGGAATCCCATTCCCCAAATCTCAACCTATGGGAGTTTACTCAACATTGTGGGAAGCCGATGACTGGGCTACAAGGGGTGGCTTAGAGAAAATAAATTGGAGCAAATCACCATTTTACGCATACTATAAAGATTTCGACATAGAGGGATGTGCAATGCCAGGACCAGCAAATTGCGCGAATAACCCACGCAATTTTTGGGAAGGAGCTGCTTACCAACAACTAAGCCCAGCACAAGCAAGGCAATATCGCTGGGTTAGAATGAACCACATGATCTATGATTATTGCACCGACAAATCCAGAAACCCCGTTACACCACCAGAATGCATGGCCGGAATTTGA